In the genome of uncultured Methanobrevibacter sp., one region contains:
- a CDS encoding DUF2097 domain-containing protein, with product MVKEVEMTFDEVVEYVRNKVYVGDVFEISYNRIFAPGEVLGLTEEDEVTGEGLRVGLQLTGEILNQAVEVDLHEIADDLLEIRHVHDDDEIIIEVL from the coding sequence ATGGTAAAAGAAGTAGAAATGACTTTTGATGAGGTTGTAGAATACGTTAGGAATAAAGTATATGTTGGAGACGTTTTTGAAATTTCCTATAATCGTATTTTTGCTCCAGGAGAAGTTTTAGGTCTTACTGAAGAAGATGAAGTGACTGGAGAAGGTCTCAGAGTCGGTTTACAGTTAACCGGTGAAATTTTAAATCAGGCAGTTGAAGTTGACTTGCACGAAATTGCCGATGACTTGTTGGAAATCCGTCATGTTCATGATGACGATGAAATTATAATCGAAGTATTATAA
- a CDS encoding DUF128 domain-containing protein, with protein MSESEHRMIEILRILNTQEKPIGSKLIADELKNKGFNLGERAVRYHMRILDEKGYTKKIGYSGREITDLGREKLEKGLIYDQVDFIHSKFEEMMYLTDFNYMSQSGNVVVNTSTVYNEESINIMKEIFESDLSVSPYININEDKNTGTYEMTTICGTTIDGIFLNEGIPSQLQYGGLLKIENLEPTKFVELISYKKTSLTPLSAFSTPKLTSVIDVITKGSGIIPANFRLIPAVGRQKAIEILNELREIGIGGVINISKEGEDILGLPVPHGMVGIGIVGGITPFCALAELGEEIDIKIAEEIMDFKTLKPIVSDVNPILTLPKANKQPKIPFLLPKSWNLIQQVSFDVEKRKGNIISNVSYIEKRNLDMAMEIMEDVYNSNPKYINPYYKLIDHPSDENKIGIATICSLSIDGLLINNGIMCNPIYGGLLELSEPPLFIDLISYSGTTLDPHKIFISKNMTSITSNTLSKKILASFKEIPYVSRDYAVHLLNILKNIGFSVYKIGKPREVICNAKAENYNFGVIAGSGLNTIAAIKENNIPIEVKAIEKLMPFEKMDRL; from the coding sequence ATGTCTGAATCAGAACACAGAATGATAGAGATTTTACGAATTCTCAACACTCAGGAAAAACCTATTGGGTCCAAGTTAATTGCAGATGAACTGAAAAACAAAGGATTTAACCTTGGTGAACGTGCAGTTAGATACCATATGAGAATACTGGATGAAAAAGGATATACAAAAAAGATAGGATATTCAGGAAGAGAAATTACTGATTTGGGCCGTGAAAAATTAGAAAAAGGACTGATTTACGATCAGGTTGATTTCATTCATTCAAAATTTGAAGAAATGATGTATTTAACTGATTTCAACTATATGTCACAAAGTGGAAATGTAGTTGTAAATACATCAACTGTTTATAACGAAGAATCAATTAATATAATGAAAGAAATTTTTGAAAGTGATCTTTCTGTTAGCCCTTACATCAATATAAATGAAGATAAAAACACCGGCACTTATGAGATGACAACCATATGCGGAACAACAATAGACGGAATATTTCTCAATGAAGGAATACCTTCACAGCTCCAGTATGGAGGTCTTTTAAAAATTGAAAATCTGGAGCCGACAAAGTTTGTTGAACTGATATCATATAAAAAGACATCACTTACACCATTAAGCGCCTTTTCCACACCGAAACTTACTTCAGTAATTGACGTGATTACAAAAGGAAGCGGAATCATCCCCGCAAACTTCAGACTTATACCTGCTGTCGGCAGACAAAAGGCAATTGAGATTCTTAATGAACTGAGAGAAATCGGAATTGGAGGTGTAATAAATATCTCCAAGGAAGGAGAAGACATTTTAGGTCTTCCGGTACCTCACGGAATGGTCGGAATAGGTATTGTCGGAGGAATAACTCCATTTTGTGCGCTGGCTGAACTGGGCGAAGAGATTGATATTAAAATAGCTGAAGAGATAATGGATTTCAAAACATTGAAACCTATCGTTTCAGACGTCAATCCGATTTTAACCCTTCCAAAGGCAAACAAACAACCTAAAATACCATTTTTACTTCCAAAATCATGGAATCTTATTCAGCAGGTCAGCTTTGATGTTGAAAAAAGAAAAGGAAACATAATTTCAAATGTTTCATACATTGAAAAAAGGAATTTGGACATGGCCATGGAAATTATGGAAGATGTCTACAATTCAAATCCGAAATACATCAATCCCTATTATAAACTTATAGACCATCCGAGTGATGAAAATAAGATCGGAATAGCTACAATCTGCAGTTTATCAATAGACGGACTTTTAATAAATAACGGAATAATGTGCAATCCGATTTACGGAGGACTTCTGGAACTTAGCGAACCACCTCTCTTTATTGATTTGATATCTTACAGCGGAACCACACTGGATCCCCACAAGATTTTCATATCAAAAAATATGACATCAATAACAAGCAACACATTAAGCAAAAAAATACTGGCCAGTTTTAAAGAAATCCCATATGTATCAAGAGATTATGCAGTTCATTTATTAAACATATTGAAAAATATAGGATTTTCCGTTTATAAAATTGGAAAGCCAAGGGAAGTAATATGCAATGCAAAAGCAGAAAACTATAATTTCGGTGTCATAGCAGGCAGTGGACTCAACACCATTGCTGCAATAAAAGAAAACAATATACCGATTGAAGTAAAGGCAATTGAAAAATTAATGCCTTTTGAAAAAATGGATAGACTGTAA
- the glnA gene encoding type I glutamate--ammonia ligase, translating to MSDIPEEKIQLIKEKMKEDNIKFIRLQFVDINGTVKNIVIPFNGEDMAELFNEGMLFDGSSIAGFVGVNDSDLVLKPDIDTYSRLSWRPEESATCRFICDVWTAEKEPFIGDPRGVLKKSLAHIAKMGLQYNIGPEPEFFIVDIDENGYPMPYDNAGYFDVEPLDKGPDFRRELTLNLEDLDFEVEASHHEVAPGQNEIAFKFKDALKTADAVITFKQAIKAIVDNMATFDQMDYRVTFMPKPFFGVSGSGMHCHQSVFKGDKNLFSDPDSETGLSKDALHFMGGLLKHAPAITAITNPIVNSYKRLVPGFEAPVYRAYGLKNRSALIRVPAARGKATRIEYRSPDPACNPYLAFTVMLEAGIDGIVNKIDPGDPVEENIYVMTEEEREAKGIKLLPTSLWEAYHALEEDPLILNALGPHVSEKFLELKYEEWDEYRVQVFGYEQRKYLDI from the coding sequence ATGAGTGACATTCCAGAAGAAAAAATACAACTTATTAAAGAAAAAATGAAAGAGGATAACATCAAGTTTATCCGTTTACAATTTGTAGATATCAACGGTACTGTGAAAAATATCGTTATTCCATTCAACGGCGAAGACATGGCCGAACTATTCAATGAAGGAATGCTGTTTGACGGATCATCCATTGCAGGATTTGTTGGAGTAAATGACAGTGATTTAGTATTAAAACCTGATATTGATACTTATTCCAGACTTTCATGGAGACCTGAAGAGTCCGCAACCTGCAGATTCATCTGTGACGTCTGGACCGCAGAAAAAGAACCATTTATAGGCGACCCAAGAGGAGTACTTAAAAAATCATTAGCACACATTGCTAAAATGGGCTTGCAATACAATATCGGTCCTGAACCTGAATTCTTTATTGTAGACATTGATGAAAACGGATACCCTATGCCTTATGATAATGCCGGATATTTTGACGTTGAACCGCTGGACAAAGGACCTGATTTCAGAAGAGAACTGACATTGAACCTGGAAGATTTGGACTTTGAAGTTGAAGCATCCCACCACGAAGTTGCACCTGGTCAAAACGAAATCGCATTCAAATTTAAAGATGCTCTAAAAACTGCAGACGCAGTAATCACATTTAAACAAGCTATTAAAGCTATCGTAGACAACATGGCTACTTTTGACCAAATGGATTACAGAGTAACATTTATGCCAAAACCGTTCTTCGGAGTTAGCGGTAGTGGAATGCACTGCCACCAGTCAGTATTCAAAGGAGACAAAAACCTGTTCTCCGATCCTGACTCAGAAACCGGACTTTCCAAAGACGCACTTCACTTCATGGGAGGATTACTCAAGCACGCTCCGGCAATTACAGCAATCACAAACCCTATTGTAAACTCATACAAACGTTTAGTGCCTGGTTTTGAAGCTCCAGTATACAGAGCATACGGTCTTAAAAACAGATCAGCATTAATCAGAGTACCTGCAGCACGTGGAAAAGCTACACGTATCGAATACAGGTCACCTGACCCTGCATGTAACCCATATCTCGCATTTACAGTAATGCTTGAAGCAGGAATTGACGGAATCGTAAACAAAATCGATCCTGGAGACCCTGTTGAAGAAAACATTTATGTTATGACCGAAGAAGAAAGAGAAGCAAAAGGAATTAAACTGCTCCCAACAAGTTTATGGGAAGCTTACCACGCACTTGAAGAAGATCCATTAATCCTTAATGCTTTAGGTCCTCACGTAAGTGAAAAATTCCTGGAACTCAAATATGAAGAATGGGACGAATACCGTGTTCAGGTATTCGGATACGAACAGAGAAAATATTTAGATATCTAA
- a CDS encoding HesA/MoeB/ThiF family protein, translating into MEDDSRYWQIMTRQMPIVDKKDQEKFKNARIAVIGCGGIGGQTIEMLARMGVGELVLVDEDSFDWTNLNRQILSQTDNIGVSKSETAKKKVEKINPYVKVKSFKTRLDISNVDEIIKDADIVIDALDNVLTRVILSRKSSQYRIPFIHGAIHGTLGQITVFLSNTKSYEEMFSLPSLGKELDKDVIEELKNVTSGTPPAIGPTPNLIGCLEAMEAYKIITGIGKVIVAPKILTFDLLDLTSFHIEQL; encoded by the coding sequence ATGGAAGATGACAGCAGATACTGGCAGATTATGACCCGCCAGATGCCCATTGTAGATAAAAAAGACCAGGAAAAGTTTAAAAATGCAAGAATTGCAGTTATAGGCTGCGGAGGAATCGGAGGCCAGACCATTGAAATGCTTGCAAGGATGGGTGTCGGCGAACTTGTTTTGGTGGATGAGGATTCATTTGACTGGACAAACCTGAACAGACAGATCCTGTCACAGACAGACAATATCGGAGTGTCCAAAAGTGAAACTGCAAAAAAGAAAGTTGAAAAAATCAACCCCTACGTTAAAGTAAAAAGCTTCAAAACCCGTTTGGACATCTCCAACGTTGATGAAATCATTAAAGATGCAGATATTGTTATTGATGCACTGGATAATGTTCTAACAAGAGTTATCCTTTCAAGAAAATCATCACAGTACAGAATTCCGTTCATTCACGGTGCAATTCACGGAACACTGGGCCAAATTACAGTATTTTTATCAAATACCAAAAGTTATGAAGAAATGTTCAGCCTGCCGTCTTTAGGAAAAGAGCTTGACAAAGACGTTATCGAAGAATTGAAAAACGTGACTTCAGGAACACCCCCTGCAATCGGACCTACACCGAATCTGATAGGTTGTCTTGAAGCTATGGAGGCTTATAAAATCATAACAGGCATCGGAAAGGTCATTGTGGCGCCGAAAATACTGACATTTGACTTGTTGGATTTGACTTCATTTCACATTGAACAGCTGTGA
- a CDS encoding ferredoxin family protein — translation MELKVNQDNCLGCGICVIACPVNAAISPENAGGNGAKTEEVIMMVENGFIKLFSPEKCEECGTCQMFCPVNAIWLE, via the coding sequence ATGGAACTTAAAGTTAATCAAGATAATTGTTTAGGATGCGGGATTTGTGTAATCGCATGTCCTGTCAATGCAGCTATCAGTCCAGAAAACGCTGGTGGTAATGGTGCAAAGACTGAAGAAGTTATTATGATGGTCGAAAACGGATTCATCAAACTGTTCAGTCCTGAAAAATGTGAAGAATGTGGAACATGTCAAATGTTTTGTCCAGTAAATGCTATATGGTTAGAATAG
- a CDS encoding 4Fe-4S binding protein, translated as MVVQMPKHIASGLKYLAAVKLKDAGKSHQEIADELDVDRSTISHYLNGRNLSWNSIDVARTIIDLTPRDFLRMAEAIFDEPEQSRKIVNICRERNFEAIVEDSCIGCGLCVNACTMKAIKLESLKAHADSIQCCGCQLCSDECPTNSIKILEI; from the coding sequence ATGGTGGTTCAAATGCCAAAACATATTGCATCTGGTCTTAAGTATTTGGCTGCGGTCAAATTAAAAGATGCCGGTAAAAGTCACCAAGAAATTGCTGATGAGTTAGACGTCGATAGGTCTACCATATCACATTATCTGAATGGTAGGAACTTATCCTGGAACTCTATTGATGTTGCAAGAACAATAATAGATTTAACTCCTAGGGATTTTTTAAGAATGGCTGAAGCAATATTTGATGAACCGGAACAGAGTCGTAAAATTGTGAATATTTGCCGAGAGAGAAATTTCGAAGCAATAGTAGAAGATTCTTGTATTGGTTGCGGCTTATGTGTAAATGCATGTACAATGAAAGCTATTAAGTTAGAATCATTAAAAGCACATGCAGACTCCATACAATGTTGTGGTTGTCAGCTATGTAGCGATGAATGCCCAACTAATTCGATAAAAATTTTGGAGATTTAG
- a CDS encoding zinc ribbon domain-containing protein has product MATFCKNCGAYVDETMQFCPDCGKQIDQAVIRYCPNCGEKLTLNEYFCRNCGLKLKEPKKESFLEKNKNLIIVLAVIAVIAVIAVGAMFMISPVENQEVKVDTISFNIPGDYQINEDLTSSENLDGVRHISKYWEKFDDYIRIDVIDPNSHSVDANDLLNEIDGHRENMMGYTGYYEETSDVYAFTFVKDNKVVSVSSSRPDVFDDIKVVENLN; this is encoded by the coding sequence ATGGCAACATTTTGTAAAAACTGCGGGGCATATGTTGATGAAACAATGCAATTCTGTCCTGACTGTGGAAAGCAGATTGATCAGGCTGTTATCAGATACTGTCCCAATTGCGGTGAAAAGTTAACTTTAAATGAATATTTCTGCAGAAACTGCGGTTTGAAACTAAAAGAACCTAAAAAAGAAAGTTTTCTGGAAAAAAATAAGAATCTCATTATAGTTCTTGCAGTCATTGCGGTTATAGCTGTTATTGCAGTTGGAGCAATGTTCATGATAAGTCCGGTTGAAAATCAGGAAGTTAAGGTTGATACGATTTCATTTAACATTCCTGGAGACTATCAAATCAATGAAGATTTAACATCCAGCGAAAATCTCGATGGTGTTCGCCATATTTCCAAATACTGGGAAAAATTCGATGACTATATCCGGATTGATGTAATAGATCCTAACAGTCATTCTGTTGATGCAAATGACCTTTTAAATGAAATTGATGGTCACAGGGAGAATATGATGGGATATACCGGTTATTATGAAGAAACCTCTGATGTTTATGCTTTTACTTTCGTAAAAGATAACAAAGTGGTGTCAGTATCTTCTTCCAGACCGGATGTATTTGATGATATTAAAGTTGTCGAAAACTTAAATTAA
- a CDS encoding molybdopterin dinucleotide binding domain-containing protein — translation MHYANTYLEKPVVPDVKITGEGTTDVLKCMLNTGSDIYQGACKKRGSTLKEEYKNASGTCYMDPRDMAKLGVNNWDTVLVKTDFGEVVVNCAVSRDAPHEGTVFICKGPWANTIVSHDTYCCSDPTYKGIKCTVEKTDRKVLLMADLMRWVYKKYVDEEDDDVVENMESLGELPVYHGRKWEELIDHDL, via the coding sequence ATGCATTATGCTAATACTTATTTAGAAAAACCTGTAGTGCCTGATGTAAAAATTACTGGTGAAGGAACTACTGACGTACTTAAATGTATGTTAAACACCGGATCTGACATCTACCAAGGTGCTTGTAAAAAAAGAGGATCCACTTTAAAAGAAGAATATAAAAACGCTTCCGGTACCTGTTACATGGATCCTAGAGATATGGCAAAATTAGGTGTAAACAACTGGGATACTGTACTTGTAAAAACCGATTTCGGTGAAGTTGTAGTAAACTGCGCAGTATCAAGAGACGCACCTCACGAAGGAACTGTATTCATTTGTAAAGGTCCTTGGGCTAACACTATTGTAAGTCACGACACTTACTGCTGTTCTGACCCTACTTACAAAGGAATTAAATGTACTGTCGAAAAAACCGACAGAAAAGTATTACTCATGGCAGACTTAATGAGATGGGTATACAAAAAATACGTTGATGAAGAAGATGACGATGTTGTTGAAAACATGGAATCTTTAGGTGAATTACCTGTTTATCACGGACGTAAATGGGAGGAGTTGATTGACCATGACTTATGA
- a CDS encoding aldo/keto reductase, which produces MIYNKLGKTGLEVSRLGFGTMRLPTFNSNDEINTEEASKMLEYGIEKGINLIDTAYPYHSKTLEGSGNSESFVGEFLAENNLRDEVYISTKSPSWAIESEDDFEMYLDEQLEKLQTDYIDIYLLHSLTVPDWYKVKDLNVLDFLDDCLSSGKVKHVGFSSHIEVDYLIEIIDEYPKWEVVLTQMNYLDEYYQSGIMGLEYLKEMNIGSMIMEPLRGGRLVQNIPGEINDLWNMAEVKRTPVEWALQYLWNRDDVDCVLSGMTSLEQVKQNIEIASTIDKISEYDRELIREVARTYRGFIGNRCTRCGYCMPCPQGVDIINCLTEYNIAHMLGDPKASAMQYFTLIDDDSRADSCVQCMECIPFCTQMLNIPEELQKVYEYFGSEFDHF; this is translated from the coding sequence ATGATATATAATAAACTTGGAAAAACCGGCCTAGAAGTTTCAAGACTAGGTTTTGGAACAATGAGACTTCCAACATTCAATTCCAACGACGAAATCAACACCGAAGAAGCATCAAAGATGCTTGAATACGGAATTGAAAAGGGAATAAATCTTATAGATACTGCTTATCCATATCACAGCAAAACTTTAGAAGGCAGCGGAAACAGTGAAAGCTTTGTTGGTGAATTTTTAGCTGAAAACAACTTGAGAGACGAAGTTTACATTTCAACCAAATCCCCTTCATGGGCAATTGAAAGCGAAGATGATTTTGAAATGTATCTTGACGAACAGCTTGAAAAGCTTCAAACCGACTACATTGACATTTATCTTCTGCATTCACTAACAGTTCCTGACTGGTACAAAGTCAAGGATTTAAACGTTCTGGACTTTCTGGATGACTGCCTTTCATCCGGAAAAGTGAAACATGTCGGATTTTCATCACATATTGAAGTCGATTATCTTATTGAAATAATTGACGAATATCCGAAATGGGAAGTTGTCCTAACCCAGATGAATTATCTCGACGAGTATTACCAGTCCGGAATAATGGGTCTTGAGTATCTAAAAGAGATGAACATCGGAAGCATGATTATGGAGCCTTTAAGAGGAGGAAGGCTTGTTCAAAATATTCCAGGAGAAATCAACGATTTATGGAATATGGCGGAAGTTAAAAGGACACCTGTCGAATGGGCTCTTCAGTACTTATGGAACAGGGATGATGTGGACTGTGTTTTAAGCGGAATGACCAGTTTAGAACAGGTAAAGCAGAATATTGAAATAGCTTCAACCATTGACAAAATCAGTGAATATGACCGGGAACTGATAAGAGAAGTTGCAAGGACATACAGAGGATTTATAGGAAACAGATGTACAAGATGCGGCTACTGCATGCCTTGCCCGCAGGGAGTAGACATCATTAACTGTCTTACAGAATACAATATCGCACACATGTTAGGCGACCCTAAAGCCAGCGCAATGCAGTATTTCACACTGATTGATGATGATTCAAGAGCTGACAGCTGCGTTCAATGTATGGAATGCATACCTTTCTGTACACAAATGCTCAACATTCCAGAAGAACTCCAGAAAGTATATGAATACTTCGGAAGTGAATTTGATCACTTTTAG
- the fwdF gene encoding tungsten-dependent formylmethanofuran dehydrogenase subunit FwdF, with translation MIRNLKEVNDNNFDITRSAEEVRNLSFNDHVCLGCGICESTCPVEAITLNAIAVDARHRLFNDVYFSGHEKIAQNFKEDFDVQRISIDESKCVLCGMCSGLCPVDALVLTIDGVPIKEIEAYPHYNAFSEIDDDECIYCKKCEVACPRDAIVIERVLPNRADLVTGEINVDDEECIYCGICQELCPAEAIVVDQATGAESIVIDKDKCVYCLVCKKACPTNAIKAICRACNYGEYDLDPSKAVVKGNSVIDSELCVFCGWCEGVCPTDAAKHKKPFQGSIEIDDDKCQACGACVDICGCNALAFPVSSGPGSRMDHVIAYNDYCVKCKACANACPNGAITVKRTEIDHTPISSTTWKEALDAIKD, from the coding sequence ATGATTAGAAATTTAAAAGAGGTTAACGACAATAACTTTGACATCACTAGGTCCGCAGAAGAAGTCAGAAACTTGTCTTTCAACGACCACGTTTGTTTAGGATGTGGAATTTGTGAATCTACTTGTCCTGTCGAAGCAATTACATTAAATGCGATTGCTGTAGATGCACGTCACAGACTCTTTAATGACGTATACTTCAGTGGTCACGAAAAGATTGCTCAAAACTTCAAAGAAGACTTTGATGTTCAAAGAATAAGCATTGACGAAAGTAAATGTGTATTATGTGGTATGTGCAGTGGATTATGTCCTGTTGATGCATTAGTATTAACTATCGATGGCGTACCAATCAAAGAAATTGAAGCATATCCTCATTACAACGCTTTCTCAGAAATCGATGATGACGAATGTATTTACTGTAAAAAATGTGAAGTTGCATGTCCTCGTGATGCAATTGTCATTGAAAGAGTTTTACCAAACCGTGCTGACTTAGTAACCGGTGAAATCAATGTCGATGATGAAGAATGTATCTACTGTGGAATCTGTCAGGAATTATGTCCTGCAGAAGCAATTGTTGTAGACCAAGCAACCGGAGCAGAATCTATTGTTATTGATAAAGACAAATGTGTATACTGTCTCGTATGTAAAAAAGCTTGTCCTACCAACGCTATTAAAGCAATCTGTAGAGCATGTAACTACGGTGAATATGACTTAGATCCTTCCAAAGCAGTTGTTAAAGGAAACTCAGTCATTGACTCAGAACTTTGTGTATTCTGTGGATGGTGTGAAGGCGTATGTCCTACTGACGCAGCAAAACATAAAAAACCATTCCAAGGTTCTATTGAAATTGATGATGACAAATGTCAAGCTTGTGGAGCTTGTGTAGATATCTGTGGCTGTAATGCTTTAGCATTCCCTGTATCTTCCGGTCCTGGTTCAAGAATGGATCATGTTATTGCTTACAATGATTACTGTGTAAAATGTAAAGCATGTGCAAACGCATGTCCTAACGGTGCAATTACTGTAAAAAGAACTGAAATTGACCACACACCTATTAGCTCAACTACTTGGAAAGAAGCTTTAGATGCAATTAAAGACTAG
- a CDS encoding formylmethanofuran dehydrogenase subunit C, whose translation MFNLKTITFDQIKTSSIALEFDELIPDEIYSWTEADFAKYQVPIGNSRFPITDFFDITVEGEANGPEEVEMILNGDLNRVKYIGCKMSAGNIVCNSSVDLHVGAEMSGGSILVKGDAAAHAGREMSGGYLEIEGNTKEFTGASYIGEWRGMTGGQIVVGGNAGKQCGECLTGGRIHVKGNCDILAGIHMTKGIIEIDGDVNRWPGGQMKNGNIIIHGFLGRLLEGFVLDGIVVDPEVEGTTFKGKYIHYTGDIGLNGKGNLYLDAEANKEKLASYGELDDEYTSIREYRNL comes from the coding sequence GTGTTTAATTTGAAAACAATTACATTTGATCAAATCAAAACTTCATCAATCGCATTAGAATTTGATGAATTAATTCCTGATGAAATTTACTCATGGACCGAAGCAGATTTCGCTAAATATCAAGTTCCTATTGGAAATTCCAGATTCCCAATCACTGACTTCTTCGACATCACTGTAGAAGGAGAAGCTAACGGACCTGAAGAAGTTGAAATGATTTTAAACGGTGACTTAAACAGAGTAAAATACATCGGTTGTAAAATGAGCGCTGGAAACATTGTCTGTAATAGTAGTGTAGATTTACACGTAGGTGCAGAAATGTCCGGTGGATCTATTCTCGTTAAAGGTGACGCAGCTGCTCACGCTGGAAGAGAAATGTCTGGTGGATACCTTGAAATCGAAGGAAATACCAAAGAATTCACTGGTGCTTCTTACATTGGTGAATGGAGAGGTATGACCGGTGGACAAATAGTTGTTGGCGGTAACGCTGGAAAACAATGTGGTGAATGTTTAACCGGTGGTAGAATCCACGTTAAAGGTAACTGTGATATCTTAGCTGGTATTCACATGACCAAAGGTATTATTGAAATTGACGGTGACGTAAACCGTTGGCCTGGTGGTCAGATGAAAAACGGTAACATTATTATCCACGGTTTCCTTGGAAGATTACTTGAAGGATTCGTTCTCGACGGTATCGTTGTAGATCCTGAAGTAGAAGGAACCACTTTCAAAGGAAAATATATTCACTACACTGGAGATATTGGTCTCAACGGTAAAGGTAACCTTTACTTAGACGCTGAAGCTAACAAAGAAAAATTAGCATCTTACGGCGAATTAGACGACGAATATACTTCAATCAGAGAATACAGGAATTTATAA
- a CDS encoding DUF2097 domain-containing protein, producing the protein MKELELTTEEAVKYLKENVKMHDRIEIAYDRIFAEGEVLNVDFSEYFGKPGFKMLVSLDESELGATVEIDVYEVEEDIIEFIHYPKDGEVVEVTVI; encoded by the coding sequence ATGAAAGAACTAGAATTAACCACAGAAGAAGCTGTAAAATATTTAAAAGAAAATGTAAAAATGCATGATAGGATCGAAATAGCTTACGATAGAATTTTTGCAGAAGGAGAAGTCTTAAACGTTGATTTTTCCGAATATTTCGGCAAACCTGGATTTAAAATGTTAGTGTCTCTTGATGAAAGTGAACTTGGTGCCACAGTTGAAATCGATGTCTATGAGGTCGAAGAGGATATCATTGAGTTCATTCATTATCCTAAAGACGGTGAAGTTGTGGAAGTAACTGTAATATAA